From a region of the Thermus caldilimi genome:
- a CDS encoding rhodanese-like domain-containing protein encodes MRRVKLEDLPALLNQGVKVVDVRPADKRHTPLPFPAEWVPLEKIQAGEHHLPKVPLLLVCEKGLISQVAALYLEAEGYEAMSLEGGLQALTGGK; translated from the coding sequence ATGCGCAGGGTCAAACTCGAGGATCTGCCGGCCCTCCTGAACCAGGGGGTGAAGGTGGTGGACGTTCGCCCGGCGGACAAGCGCCATACCCCCTTGCCCTTTCCCGCGGAGTGGGTGCCTTTGGAGAAAATCCAGGCGGGGGAGCACCACCTGCCCAAGGTTCCCTTGCTCTTGGTGTGCGAAAAGGGGTTGATCAGCCAGGTGGCGGCCCTTTACCTGGAGGCGGAAGGGTACGAGGCCATGAGCCTGGAGGGCGGGCTGCAGGCCTTGACGGGGGGCAAGTAG
- the carB gene encoding carbamoyl-phosphate synthase large subunit, translated as MPPRRDLKKILIIGSGPITIGQAAEFDYSGTQAVKALRGAGYEAILVNSNPATIMTDPELAERTYLEPLTLEYLERVIAKERPDALLPTLGGQTALNLSMALHEEGILARYGVELIGAKAEAIRKGEDREEFQKAMRKIGLEVPRGQMVGSVEEGLHFAREVGYPVVVRPSFTLGGTGGGIARNEAELREVLGRGLLLSPVHTALVEESVLGWKEFELEVMRDHADTVVIITSIENVDPMGVHTGDSITVAPAQTLSDAEYQRMRDAAKAVIREIGVDTGGSNIQFAVDPKTGRQVVIEMNPRVSRSSALASKATGFPIAKIAALLAVGYRLEELPNDITRKTPASFEPTIDYVVVKIPRFAFEKFKDLPNTLGELKDELGTQMKSVGEVMAIGRTFKEALMKALRGLERDVRALAGVPTEDLERKLYPNPDRIYAVLELLRRGMPIEDLYQATRIDPWFLHQMQEIVEAEEWLKTHPPKDREDWRFYKGLGLTDARMGGLLGRKGVELRQERKALGVVPVYKTVDTCAAEFEAYTPYHYSTYEVEDEVWPSSKPKVVILGSGPIRIGQGVEFDYATVHAVWALREAGYETIMVNSNPETVSTDYDTADRLYFEPLTLEDVLNLVEHEKPIGVIATLGGQTPLKLAEGLEAAGVKLLGTPFAAIHQAEDRHEFNRLCRELGIPQPEGRVAATPGEALELAEAVGYPLLARPSYVLGGRAMRVLQSPEELKRYLEEVYEPLQDKPSILLDRYLEGALELDVDALSDGEEVMIAGVMEHVERAGVHSGDSATVLPPVHLSPTALAKVKDYTRRLALSLGVRGLLNVQYAVLGEEVYILEANPRASRTVPFVSKAIGVPLAKLAALIAVGKTLRELGVRDLDPVPPYYAVKEVVIPWLKFPGVIPVLGPEMRSTGESMGLDEDPYLAYYKAQLGAGQRLPLQGRVRFLAEGLPPGEAERLEELKRAYREAGFTLSEDAYDLLISPTPHPELRRAVEKGLPFITTLEGAWWSLKAILRAREKGPEARSLQEWHGILQKA; from the coding sequence ATGCCGCCGAGAAGAGACCTCAAGAAAATCCTCATCATCGGTTCCGGGCCCATCACCATCGGCCAGGCTGCGGAGTTCGACTACTCGGGCACCCAGGCGGTGAAGGCCCTCAGGGGAGCGGGGTACGAGGCCATCCTGGTGAACTCCAACCCCGCCACCATCATGACCGACCCCGAGCTGGCCGAGCGCACCTACCTGGAGCCCCTCACCCTGGAGTACCTGGAAAGGGTGATCGCCAAGGAGCGCCCGGATGCCCTTCTCCCCACCCTGGGGGGACAGACCGCCTTGAACCTCTCCATGGCCCTTCACGAGGAAGGGATCCTTGCCCGCTACGGGGTGGAGCTCATCGGGGCCAAGGCCGAGGCCATAAGGAAGGGGGAGGACCGGGAGGAGTTCCAAAAGGCCATGCGCAAGATCGGCCTCGAGGTGCCTCGAGGGCAGATGGTGGGGAGTGTGGAGGAGGGCCTCCACTTCGCCCGGGAGGTGGGCTACCCCGTGGTGGTCCGCCCCTCCTTTACCCTGGGGGGCACCGGGGGCGGCATCGCCAGGAACGAGGCCGAACTGAGGGAGGTCCTCGGCCGGGGGCTTCTCCTTTCCCCGGTACACACCGCCCTCGTGGAGGAGTCCGTTCTGGGCTGGAAGGAGTTTGAACTGGAGGTGATGCGGGACCACGCGGACACCGTGGTCATCATCACCAGCATCGAAAACGTGGACCCCATGGGGGTCCACACCGGGGACTCCATCACCGTGGCCCCCGCCCAGACCCTCTCCGACGCGGAGTACCAAAGGATGCGGGACGCGGCCAAGGCGGTGATCCGGGAGATCGGGGTGGACACCGGGGGCTCCAACATCCAGTTCGCCGTGGACCCTAAAACGGGCCGCCAGGTGGTCATTGAGATGAATCCCCGGGTCTCCCGTTCCAGCGCCCTGGCCTCCAAGGCCACGGGCTTCCCCATCGCCAAGATCGCGGCCCTTCTGGCGGTGGGCTACCGCCTGGAGGAGCTTCCCAACGACATCACCCGCAAGACCCCGGCCTCCTTTGAGCCCACCATCGACTACGTGGTGGTCAAGATCCCCCGCTTCGCCTTTGAGAAGTTCAAAGACCTTCCCAACACCCTGGGGGAGCTAAAGGACGAACTCGGCACCCAGATGAAGTCCGTGGGGGAGGTGATGGCCATTGGCCGCACCTTCAAGGAGGCCCTCATGAAGGCCCTCCGGGGCCTGGAGCGGGACGTGCGGGCCCTGGCAGGGGTGCCCACGGAGGACCTGGAGCGGAAGCTCTACCCCAACCCCGACCGGATCTACGCCGTCTTGGAACTCCTCCGGCGGGGCATGCCCATAGAGGACCTATACCAGGCCACCCGCATCGACCCCTGGTTCCTCCACCAGATGCAGGAGATCGTGGAGGCCGAGGAATGGCTGAAAACCCACCCCCCCAAGGACCGGGAGGACTGGCGCTTTTACAAGGGCCTGGGCCTCACCGATGCCCGCATGGGGGGGCTTCTGGGCAGAAAGGGAGTGGAGCTCCGCCAGGAGCGGAAGGCCCTGGGGGTGGTGCCCGTGTACAAGACCGTGGACACCTGCGCCGCAGAGTTTGAGGCCTACACCCCCTACCACTACTCCACCTACGAGGTGGAGGATGAGGTCTGGCCCTCCAGCAAGCCCAAGGTGGTAATCCTGGGCTCAGGGCCCATACGGATTGGCCAGGGAGTGGAGTTTGACTACGCCACGGTGCACGCGGTTTGGGCACTGAGGGAGGCAGGGTACGAGACCATCATGGTGAACTCCAACCCTGAAACGGTGTCCACGGATTACGACACCGCCGACCGCCTTTACTTTGAGCCCTTGACCCTCGAGGACGTCCTGAACCTGGTGGAACACGAAAAGCCCATCGGGGTCATCGCTACCCTGGGGGGCCAGACCCCCTTGAAGCTGGCGGAGGGCCTCGAGGCGGCCGGGGTCAAGCTCCTCGGCACCCCCTTCGCCGCTATCCACCAGGCGGAGGACCGCCACGAGTTCAACCGGCTCTGCCGGGAGCTGGGCATCCCTCAGCCTGAGGGCCGGGTGGCGGCCACCCCCGGGGAGGCCCTGGAGCTTGCCGAGGCAGTGGGCTACCCCCTCCTGGCCCGGCCCAGCTACGTCCTGGGGGGGCGGGCCATGCGGGTCCTCCAGAGCCCTGAGGAACTAAAGCGCTACCTGGAGGAGGTCTACGAGCCCCTTCAGGACAAGCCCTCCATCCTCCTGGATCGGTACCTGGAGGGGGCTTTGGAGCTGGATGTGGACGCCCTTTCCGACGGGGAGGAGGTGATGATCGCCGGGGTGATGGAGCACGTGGAAAGGGCCGGGGTGCACTCGGGGGACTCGGCCACGGTGCTTCCCCCGGTCCACCTGTCCCCTACCGCCTTGGCCAAGGTGAAGGACTACACCCGCCGCCTGGCCTTGAGCCTGGGGGTGCGGGGGCTTCTCAACGTGCAGTACGCGGTGTTGGGGGAGGAGGTCTACATCCTCGAGGCCAACCCCCGGGCCTCCCGCACCGTGCCCTTCGTGTCCAAGGCCATCGGGGTGCCCCTGGCCAAGCTGGCGGCCCTGATCGCCGTGGGCAAAACCTTGCGGGAACTCGGGGTCCGCGACCTGGACCCCGTGCCCCCTTACTACGCGGTGAAGGAGGTGGTCATCCCCTGGCTCAAGTTCCCCGGGGTCATCCCGGTGCTGGGCCCGGAGATGCGCTCCACCGGGGAGAGCATGGGCCTCGATGAAGATCCCTACCTGGCCTACTACAAGGCCCAGTTGGGGGCCGGGCAGAGGCTTCCCTTGCAGGGCAGGGTGCGCTTCCTGGCCGAGGGGCTACCGCCGGGGGAGGCAGAGCGCTTGGAGGAGCTGAAGCGGGCCTACCGGGAAGCGGGCTTTACCCTTTCGGAGGATGCCTACGACCTCCTTATCTCCCCTACCCCTCACCCGGAGCTCCGAAGGGCCGTGGAAAAGGGCCTTCCCTTCATCACCACCCTGGAGGGAGCCTGGTGGAGTTTAAAGGCCATTCTGAGGGCCCGGGAAAAAGGCCCCGAGGCCAGAAGCCTGCAGGAATGGCACGGTATCCTGCAAAAAGCCTGA
- a CDS encoding cyclic-di-AMP receptor — MKLIVAIVQDTDAPGLTKALLERGLQSTKLASTGGFLREGNTTLLIGVGDERVQEVLELIREKCRTRTRLVTRGFPLSEAPDPFLAQPVEVQVGGAVVFVLPVEGFFKV; from the coding sequence ATGAAGCTCATCGTGGCCATCGTGCAGGATACCGACGCCCCCGGGCTCACCAAGGCCCTTTTGGAGCGGGGCTTGCAGTCCACCAAGCTGGCTTCCACCGGCGGCTTCCTGCGGGAGGGGAACACCACCTTGCTGATCGGGGTGGGGGACGAAAGGGTCCAAGAAGTGCTGGAGCTGATCCGGGAAAAATGCCGTACCCGCACCCGCCTGGTCACCCGGGGCTTTCCCCTTTCCGAGGCCCCAGACCCATTCCTGGCCCAGCCGGTGGAGGTGCAGGTGGGCGGGGCGGTGGTCTTCGTCCTGCCGGTGGAAGGGTTTTTCAAGGTGTGA
- a CDS encoding tRNA (adenine-N1)-methyltransferase, which produces MEGELFLLKDAKGRAFLIRLKEGGVFHHHRGTVPHEEIRKAGPGGKVWTHLGEELSVHHPTLEEYLLHMRRSATPTYPKDASAMVTLLDLAPGMRVLEAGTGSGGLTLFLARAVGPTGLVESYEKRPQHLAQAEANVKAFWQVENVRFHLGSLEEASLEPESVHGVALDLMEPWKVLAKATEALKPDRFLVAYLPNITQVLELVQRAEGLPLKLERVLEVAWREWEIRLPVAHPWFQQVGHTAFLVVFRKWKDC; this is translated from the coding sequence ATGGAAGGTGAGCTCTTTCTTCTCAAGGACGCCAAAGGCCGAGCCTTCCTGATTCGCCTTAAGGAGGGTGGAGTCTTTCACCACCACCGGGGCACCGTGCCTCACGAGGAAATCCGTAAGGCCGGCCCAGGGGGAAAGGTGTGGACCCACCTGGGAGAGGAACTTTCCGTCCACCACCCCACCCTGGAGGAGTACCTCCTTCACATGCGGCGTAGCGCCACCCCCACGTACCCCAAGGACGCCAGCGCCATGGTAACCCTTTTGGATCTGGCTCCGGGGATGCGGGTCCTCGAGGCGGGCACGGGCTCCGGGGGGCTCACCCTCTTCCTGGCCCGAGCGGTGGGGCCCACGGGACTCGTGGAAAGCTACGAGAAACGGCCCCAGCACCTGGCCCAGGCGGAGGCCAATGTGAAGGCCTTCTGGCAGGTGGAAAACGTGCGTTTCCACTTGGGTAGCCTGGAGGAAGCCTCCTTAGAGCCGGAAAGCGTTCACGGGGTAGCCCTGGACCTCATGGAACCCTGGAAGGTCCTGGCCAAGGCCACGGAAGCTCTTAAGCCCGATCGTTTCCTGGTGGCCTACCTCCCCAACATCACCCAGGTGCTGGAGCTGGTACAAAGGGCAGAGGGCCTGCCCCTTAAATTGGAGCGGGTCCTGGAAGTAGCCTGGCGGGAGTGGGAGATCCGGCTTCCCGTGGCCCATCCCTGGTTCCAGCAGGTGGGGCATACAGCCTTTCTGGTGGTCTTTAGAAAATGGAAGGATTGCTGA
- a CDS encoding Rqc2 family fibronectin-binding protein, which translates to MEGLLIHAFLRELRKELPALNLGLAFPEEGSLAILLKGQSGRTFNLVARYRPPSPSLALEEGTLLGEPKTPFQRQIQARVKGPLLEAEQIKLDRVVLFRFAGEKGFVDTPPATLVLEATGRNANLILLDEEGVILGVDRPITREVNRYRQVKPGLPYVPPPPYEKLDPRTLTLEELRVLLGKPLKEVVRHVDGIGLELLRELAKRAALTPETPLDEAGLARVFQALKDLVENPSLGTALSQELRERWAEEEKEALRKPLLEALKQEQKTLLARLADYHRALERLEEAESLRQKADLLLARLKEVPRGMGKAVLEGFDGKPVEIPLDPTLSPQENAKKLYDRARRLEELAERALELIPQTEEKLKALEREMERVRQADLQELLDLSRKPKEGKGPRLGLRYTSPSGYPVLVGRNAKENDLLTRAAHSEDLWFHAQGVPGSHVILKVEGKNPPLEDLLFAARLAAYHSKARGETQVPVDYTRKKHVWRPRKAAPGQVLYTHAKTLFVEGALPQEGGEG; encoded by the coding sequence ATGGAAGGATTGCTGATCCACGCCTTCCTGCGGGAGCTACGAAAGGAACTTCCCGCTTTAAACCTGGGCCTGGCCTTTCCCGAGGAAGGTAGCCTGGCCATCCTCCTCAAGGGTCAGTCGGGCCGTACCTTCAACCTGGTGGCCCGCTACCGCCCCCCGTCCCCCAGCCTGGCCCTGGAGGAGGGAACTCTCTTGGGAGAGCCCAAGACTCCTTTCCAGCGGCAGATCCAGGCCCGGGTAAAGGGCCCCCTGCTGGAGGCGGAGCAGATCAAGCTGGACCGGGTGGTCCTCTTCCGCTTTGCCGGGGAAAAGGGGTTCGTGGATACCCCACCCGCCACCTTGGTCCTCGAGGCCACGGGGCGGAACGCCAACCTCATCCTTTTGGATGAAGAAGGCGTGATCCTGGGGGTAGACCGCCCCATCACCCGCGAGGTGAACCGCTACCGCCAGGTGAAGCCCGGCCTGCCCTACGTGCCCCCACCCCCTTACGAGAAGCTGGATCCCAGGACCTTGACCCTGGAGGAACTCCGGGTCCTCCTGGGAAAACCCCTTAAGGAAGTGGTGCGACACGTGGATGGAATAGGGCTGGAACTCCTACGGGAGCTGGCCAAAAGGGCGGCCCTCACCCCGGAAACTCCCTTGGACGAGGCTGGCCTGGCCAGGGTTTTCCAGGCGCTAAAGGATCTTGTGGAGAATCCCTCCCTGGGCACCGCTCTTTCGCAGGAACTTCGGGAACGGTGGGCCGAGGAAGAGAAAGAGGCCTTGAGAAAACCGCTTCTCGAGGCTCTAAAGCAGGAGCAGAAAACCCTTTTGGCGAGGCTTGCCGACTACCACCGGGCCCTCGAGCGCCTGGAGGAAGCGGAAAGCTTGCGACAGAAAGCCGATCTCCTCCTGGCCCGGCTTAAGGAGGTACCTCGAGGTATGGGAAAGGCGGTTCTGGAAGGGTTTGACGGCAAACCGGTGGAAATCCCCTTGGACCCCACCCTATCTCCCCAGGAAAACGCCAAAAAGCTCTACGACCGGGCCCGCCGCCTGGAGGAGCTGGCGGAAAGGGCCCTAGAGCTCATCCCGCAAACGGAGGAGAAGCTAAAGGCACTGGAAAGGGAGATGGAGCGGGTCAGGCAGGCGGACCTCCAGGAGCTTTTGGACCTTTCCCGAAAACCCAAGGAGGGGAAGGGACCGAGGCTTGGCCTAAGGTACACCTCCCCCTCGGGCTATCCCGTCCTGGTGGGCCGGAACGCCAAGGAAAACGACCTCCTCACCCGAGCCGCCCACTCGGAGGACCTCTGGTTCCACGCCCAAGGGGTGCCGGGAAGCCACGTGATCCTCAAGGTGGAGGGGAAGAACCCTCCCCTAGAAGACCTCCTCTTTGCCGCCAGGCTCGCCGCTTACCACTCCAAGGCCAGGGGGGAAACCCAAGTCCCCGTGGACTACACCCGCAAAAAGCACGTGTGGCGGCCCAGGAAAGCGGCACCCGGCCAGGTGCTCTACACCCACGCCAAGACCCTCTTCGTGGAGGGGGCGCTTCCTCAGGAAGGAGGCGAAGGGTAA
- the panD gene encoding aspartate 1-decarboxylase, protein MFHAKIHRATVTHADLHYVGSVTVDQDLLDAAGILPYEQVDIYDITNGARLTTYALPGPRRSRVVQINGAAAHLVRPGDRVILVAYGIFEEEEARNHKPTVVLVDQANRILEVRRG, encoded by the coding sequence ATGTTCCACGCCAAGATCCACCGGGCTACGGTAACCCACGCAGACCTACACTATGTGGGCTCGGTCACCGTGGACCAGGATCTTTTGGACGCCGCCGGCATCCTGCCCTACGAACAGGTGGACATCTACGACATCACCAACGGGGCCCGGCTCACCACCTACGCCCTACCCGGGCCAAGGAGATCAAGGGTGGTGCAGATCAACGGGGCCGCCGCCCATCTGGTGCGCCCAGGGGACCGGGTGATCCTGGTGGCCTACGGCATCTTTGAGGAAGAGGAGGCGAGGAATCACAAGCCCACCGTGGTACTGGTGGACCAGGCAAACCGGATTCTTGAGGTGCGTCGGGGATGA
- the mqnP gene encoding menaquinone biosynthesis prenyltransferase MqnP, which yields MRRLRLYLELIRFEHTLFALPFAYGGMLLAAGGWPGFRTFFLVTLAMVGARTMAMALNRLIDWRLDALNPRTQGRHLPKGLVKPWETLFLALLGLLPLAYAGLALNPLTARLLPVAVFFLTVYSYTKRFTWLCHYVLGLTIGAAAAGGWIAVTGSFHPTAYWLWAGVGLWIAGFDILYATQDYAFDRAYGVKSIPARFGIPLALGIARATHLTAWLAFLLAGLSYGAGSLYFLGLLLVGGLLFYEHRLVSPEDLSRVDLAFFQANVGVSLGMFLFILLDLFL from the coding sequence ATGAGGCGGCTTCGGCTCTATCTGGAGCTCATCCGCTTCGAGCACACCCTTTTCGCTCTTCCCTTTGCCTACGGGGGGATGCTCCTGGCAGCGGGGGGCTGGCCAGGTTTCCGCACCTTTTTCCTGGTCACCCTGGCCATGGTGGGGGCCAGGACCATGGCCATGGCCCTGAACCGCCTCATTGACTGGCGCCTGGACGCCCTGAACCCCCGCACCCAAGGCCGCCACCTGCCCAAGGGTCTGGTCAAACCCTGGGAAACCCTGTTTCTAGCCCTTCTGGGCCTCCTCCCTCTGGCCTACGCGGGCCTTGCCCTGAACCCCCTCACCGCCCGGCTCCTTCCCGTGGCCGTCTTCTTCCTCACTGTCTACAGCTACACCAAGCGCTTCACCTGGCTCTGCCATTACGTGCTGGGCCTCACCATCGGGGCTGCTGCCGCAGGTGGCTGGATCGCCGTCACGGGAAGCTTCCACCCCACCGCCTACTGGCTCTGGGCAGGGGTGGGGCTTTGGATCGCAGGGTTCGACATCCTCTACGCCACGCAGGACTACGCCTTCGACCGCGCTTACGGGGTAAAGAGCATCCCGGCCCGCTTCGGCATCCCCTTGGCCCTCGGGATTGCCCGGGCCACCCACCTTACCGCCTGGCTGGCTTTCCTCCTGGCCGGCCTTAGCTACGGAGCGGGAAGCCTCTACTTTTTAGGCCTCCTCCTGGTGGGAGGGCTTCTTTTCTACGAGCACCGCCTGGTGAGCCCCGAGGATCTAAGCCGGGTGGACCTGGCCTTCTTCCAGGCCAACGTGGGGGTGAGCCTGGGCATGTTCCTTTTTATCCTCCTGGACCTCTTTCTCTGA
- a CDS encoding TIGR01440 family protein — translation MEGIRRSAEKAIREFLELFPMERGSLFVLGGSTSEVLGEKVGTKPSLEVAEAILEGLLPPLLERGIWVAVQGCEHLNRALVVEREAARAFGLEEVTVYPHLKAGGSLATAAFLRYRDPVMVESLKAQAQGGMDIGGVLIGMHLRPVAVPLRLSLRRIGEAVLLAAKTRPKLVGGARAVYTREEMLRKLEEYRQKLP, via the coding sequence ATGGAGGGGATTCGCAGGTCGGCGGAGAAAGCCATCCGGGAGTTTTTGGAGCTTTTCCCCATGGAGCGGGGAAGTCTCTTCGTCCTGGGGGGGTCCACCAGCGAGGTCTTGGGGGAGAAGGTGGGGACGAAGCCCAGCCTCGAGGTGGCCGAGGCCATCCTCGAGGGACTCCTTCCTCCCCTCCTCGAACGGGGGATATGGGTAGCCGTCCAGGGATGCGAGCACCTAAACCGGGCCCTGGTGGTGGAACGGGAGGCCGCCCGGGCCTTTGGCCTGGAGGAAGTGACGGTCTACCCCCACCTCAAGGCAGGGGGGAGCCTGGCCACGGCCGCCTTCCTGCGCTACCGGGACCCGGTGATGGTGGAGTCCTTGAAAGCCCAGGCCCAAGGAGGGATGGACATCGGGGGCGTCCTCATCGGCATGCATCTCCGCCCCGTGGCCGTGCCCCTGAGGCTTTCCCTGCGCCGGATCGGCGAGGCGGTGCTCCTCGCCGCCAAAACCCGGCCCAAGCTGGTGGGCGGGGCCAGGGCGGTTTACACCCGGGAGGAGATGCTCAGGAAGCTGGAAGAATATCGGCAAAAGCTTCCCTGA
- a CDS encoding pyridoxal-phosphate-dependent aminotransferase family protein, translated as MDWLLTPGPVRLHPKALEALSRPQLHHRTEPARGLFLKARGLLREAFRTQGEVLILTGSGTLAMEALVLNLFAPGERVLVPVYGKFSERFAEIAESAGLEVDRLELPYGQVPSPDQVARPGYQGLLLVHSETSTGAMVDLPALAQAFREANPEGLVGADMVTSLLVREVALEAWGVDAAASGSQKGLMCPPGLGFVALGPRALERLRPRGYYLDLARELKAQREGESAWTPAINLVGAVAAVLEEVLPKLPEHLALKAWQNDLLYRVGVELGLNPVPEVPSPAVAAFYLPEGVSYRAVKEAFARRQAVIAGGQGPLKGRVFRLSLMGYYNRYEAFGVAALFREAFADILPAS; from the coding sequence ATGGACTGGCTCCTCACACCGGGTCCTGTACGGCTTCATCCCAAGGCGCTAGAGGCTCTGTCCCGCCCTCAGCTGCACCACCGGACTGAGCCTGCCAGGGGGCTTTTTCTCAAGGCCCGAGGCCTTCTTCGGGAAGCCTTCCGCACCCAGGGCGAGGTGCTCATCCTCACGGGAAGCGGCACCCTGGCCATGGAGGCCCTGGTCTTGAACCTCTTCGCCCCTGGGGAAAGGGTTTTGGTACCGGTCTACGGCAAGTTCTCTGAGCGCTTCGCCGAGATTGCGGAAAGCGCGGGCCTCGAGGTGGACCGGTTGGAGCTCCCTTACGGGCAGGTACCAAGTCCAGACCAGGTGGCAAGGCCGGGTTACCAAGGGCTTCTTCTGGTTCACTCGGAGACCTCCACCGGGGCCATGGTGGACCTTCCCGCCCTGGCCCAAGCCTTCCGGGAGGCCAACCCCGAGGGTCTGGTGGGGGCGGACATGGTGACCAGCTTGCTGGTACGGGAGGTGGCCCTCGAGGCCTGGGGAGTAGACGCCGCTGCCTCCGGCAGCCAGAAAGGTCTCATGTGCCCGCCGGGGCTGGGCTTCGTGGCCCTAGGCCCCAGGGCCCTGGAGCGCCTTCGTCCCCGGGGCTACTACCTGGACCTCGCCCGGGAGCTCAAGGCCCAGCGGGAGGGGGAAAGCGCCTGGACCCCGGCCATCAACCTCGTGGGGGCGGTGGCGGCGGTGCTGGAGGAGGTGTTGCCCAAGCTTCCCGAACACCTGGCCTTAAAGGCCTGGCAGAACGATCTTCTGTACCGGGTTGGGGTGGAGCTGGGATTAAACCCTGTACCCGAGGTACCAAGCCCGGCGGTGGCCGCCTTTTACCTGCCCGAGGGGGTTTCCTACCGGGCGGTGAAGGAGGCCTTTGCCCGAAGGCAGGCGGTGATCGCCGGGGGCCAGGGGCCCTTGAAGGGCAGGGTGTTCCGCCTTTCCCTCATGGGTTATTACAACCGCTACGAGGCCTTCGGGGTGGCGGCCCTTTTCAGGGAAGCTTTTGCCGATATTCTTCCAGCTTCCTGA
- the nuoB gene encoding NADH-quinone oxidoreductase subunit NuoB, whose translation MSLMHTLKVGRLARKLEEILKVPQHAFGYPLLKPAGLTPRAREGLIHLCPGEAFAEAEGIFSLDLARCVGCGRCALVYPEAVGEMRSLEVAVTRKEDLVQRVDLKRGGFLDPGPPPFPRTALRLPTLALREVSAGDTGLADSEVALLGNPFNDMGRFGFQVGASPRHADALLVTGPVSRNMAEALRRTYEAMPEPKGVVAVGNEAISGGVFAGSPQVLSGVDRVVPVDVYVPGDPPRPGAILHGLMLLVGRMTQRLVEGVLR comes from the coding sequence ATGAGCTTGATGCACACGCTTAAGGTGGGCAGGTTGGCCCGCAAGCTGGAGGAGATCCTGAAGGTTCCCCAGCACGCTTTTGGCTACCCCTTGCTGAAGCCAGCGGGCTTGACCCCGAGGGCTCGCGAAGGGCTTATCCATCTTTGCCCGGGCGAGGCTTTTGCCGAGGCGGAAGGGATTTTCAGCCTGGACCTCGCCCGGTGCGTGGGATGCGGGCGGTGTGCCCTGGTATACCCGGAGGCCGTGGGAGAGATGAGGTCCCTGGAGGTGGCCGTGACCCGCAAGGAGGATCTGGTCCAGCGGGTGGACCTGAAAAGGGGAGGGTTTCTGGACCCAGGCCCTCCCCCTTTCCCTCGGACAGCGCTTCGCTTACCCACCCTAGCCCTTCGCGAGGTGAGTGCCGGGGACACGGGTCTTGCTGATTCAGAGGTCGCCCTTCTTGGCAACCCTTTTAACGACATGGGCCGCTTTGGGTTCCAGGTGGGGGCTTCGCCCCGGCACGCGGACGCCCTTCTGGTCACGGGCCCCGTGAGCCGCAACATGGCCGAGGCCCTAAGGCGCACCTACGAGGCCATGCCGGAGCCCAAAGGGGTGGTGGCTGTGGGGAACGAGGCCATTTCGGGAGGGGTGTTTGCGGGAAGTCCTCAGGTTCTGTCCGGCGTGGACCGGGTGGTACCTGTGGACGTGTACGTGCCTGGGGATCCGCCAAGGCCCGGAGCCATCCTCCACGGCTTGATGCTTTTGGTGGGCCGCATGACCCAGCGGCTGGTAGAGGGGGTTTTGCGCTAA